The nucleotide window CTCCTCGTTGTACACCGGTACCACGATGCTCAGGTAGGGATATTCCATGTACTGCTCCTGTTCTATTCCGGCACCGGTTCCGCTGAGGCCAGTTCCGCCAGCAGCTCCTTGCCGAATAACCCTTTTTGCCACTCCCGCATGCCGGCGATGCCTTCAAAGTCCTCCCCGCAGGCCGGATTGGCCTCGGCAATCGACTCCAGCAGCCAGTTGGGAGCCACGACGCCAGGTTCCAGCTCCAGCAGACGGCTCTTTTCCTGACGCCAGGACTTGAGGCGTTTGAGACGCTCTTTGCTGCTCTCGCTGGGTTCCTCGCGCCGCTGCCGCGGAAAGCGGGGCAGATCCTGCTCGGGCAGTGCCAGGGCAGCCGAAACCGCCGCCAGAATTCTCTCCCCGTAACGGTGAACCTGTCCGGAGGTCATTCCTTTGATTGCAGCCAGGTCGCCGAAGGTGCGGGGTCTTTTATCGGCGATTTCCTGAAGCGTTTCTGCCGAGATCACCTTGAAAGGGGGACGGTCGAGCTCCCGGGCCTGACTGTCGCGCATCTGCAGCAGGGCCTCCAGGATGGCCAGGCCGCGCCCTTTGAATTTGCCGGCTCCTTTGCTGGACAGAAAAAGAGGTCCTTCCTTTTCGGTGACCCGCGCCCCACATACCAGCCGGCACTCCTCTTCCTGCCAGGAGAGGCGTCCTTTTTCCACCAGTTCCGCACGCAGCTGGTCGTACAACGGAAGCAGATCAGCCGTGTCAGCAGTGGCATAGGCACACATCTCAGGGCTGAGCGGCCGCTTGCTCCAATCGGCCTTCTGGTATTTTTTGTTCAGCTCGATTCCAAAACGGGCCTTCAGCAGGGCGGCCAGGCCGAATTCCGTAATACCCAGAAAACGGGAGGCGATCATCGTGTCGAACAGATTGCCGACCTCGATGCCAAAATCCCGGTGCAGTGACCTGATGTCGTAATCGGCACCATGCATTACCGTCAGGATGTCCGGATTGCTCAAGGGTACGGCCAGCGGCGACAGATCTTTCAGCGCCAGCGGATCGATTAGCCAGCTTTCGGTACGGGTGGATATCTGAATCAGGCAAACCTTTTCACGGTAATGGTGAAGCGAGTCCATCTCCAGATCCACAGCTACTTCTGTTCCGCGGCTAATGATTGCCGCCACTTCGGCCAGCCTCTCCGGCCGGATTATCATCTCACACGTGCCGCTTTGCGGCGTTGATAAGGTCAAACCTAAAACTCCCTGAGTATCTGGTATGTAGTTGTGCGTTGGGCAGCCCGAAAACCGGCCTGTTGAATCAGGGAGATCATCTCTTCCCGGGACATGCGGAAGCTGCACCCGGCGGCGGCCACGACATTCTCTTCCAGCATGGTCCCGCCGAGGTCGTTGGCACCGAAAAATAGTGCTACCTGGGCCATCTTGTCCCCCTGTGTGACCCAGCTGGCCTGGATATTGGCAACATTATCCAGCACGATGCGGGATAGCGCCAGTACCTTGAGATACTCGACTCCGGTGGCGGTGACGCCCCCCAATTCGGTATTTCCCGGCTGATAGGTCCAGGGAATGAAAGCGGTGAACGATCCGCCGGCGTCCTGCAGCTCCCGGATCCGGAACAGGTGCTCGACGATATCCTGGGGACGTTCGCTGCTGCCGAACATCATGGTAGCGGTGGTCGGCATGCCGAGCCCGGCCGCCTTGAGCATCACCTCGCCCCACTTTCGCCAGCCGATCTTGTTGGGGGAGATACTACCGCGCACCTCATCCACCAGGATCTCGGCACCCCCTCCGGGGACGGAATCCAGGCCCGCCTTCTTGAGGCGCACCAGCGTCTCGTCCAGCGACAGTTCCGAAGCAGTGGCAATGCAGGTAATCTCGGCCGGCGAAAGAGAATGGTTCTGGATGCCGGGAAACGATCTCTTTATCTCCCGGAACATCTCTTCGAAGAAACCGATCTTGAGGGCGGGATTAAGGCCCCCCTGCATCAGCAGCTGGGTTCCCCCCTGGTCGACCAGTTCGGCGATCTTGGTGAGAATCGTATCCTGTGACAGTACATAGGCGTCATCTGCGGACTGATCGCGATAAAAGGCGCAGAACGAACACTTGGACTCGCAGATATTGGTGTAATTGACGTTGCGGTCCACGACGAACGACACCAGATTCTCAGGATGAAGCCGGCTCCGTATCCGATCCGCGGCCCTGCCCAGGGAGAGCAACTCGCCGGCGAGCAGAAGGGCCAGCGCCTCCTCCCGGCCAATGCGCTCACCCCCCTCGACGGCATCAAGTATTTTCCGTTCTTGCATGAATGTCTTTCCGCGTTAGACCGGCCCGCCGGCTGCAGTCAATTCTTGATCCAGTACCTGGCGGACCTCTTCGGGTATGCGCTTGGCACGCAGGTTCTCTCCAATGCAGGCCAGGGTGATCAGGGAATCGACCAGGAGCCTGCCATCAAGCTTGCGCAGGATCTGCTGACAAAGCGTGAAAGAGCTTTTACCGCATCGAACCGGTCGGGTCACCACCACCAGGAGATCATCGTGCCGAGCCGGCGCTTTCAGGTCTATTTCCATTCTGATGACCGGAAACACCTGCCCTTTTGCAGCCAGCTCCGACACCGAGAGTCCTCGCTCACGAAGATATTCGGTACGCGCGCGCTCGAAAAACCGCAGGTAGTTGGCATGGTAGACAATCCCTGCTGCATCGGTATCTTCATAGTAAACGCGAATATCCATTCAACCCCGCTTTGATCATGTCCGGAGACGTAATGGCAGTCTTCTCCACGCTGTTAAAACAAATGTCTCGGCCCTGCCATCAATCCGGCAGCATCCCGTATGTCCCGATAGGAGGCTTGATGCGGCTTGAACGAACGGATCTGGTTTCATGGGTAGCACAGGCGGAGAAACGAACAGCGATGGCCGGCATGCAGAAGCATCCCTTTCATGGCATCTCCCCCGCCGGAAACTGAAGTGTATCCTAGCCACTTTAGTGCAGAACGGGCTCATCTGCAACTTCAATTTGAGAAAAATAGGGGCTTTTAGGACAAACAGCGCCTCAGCGCTTCAAATTTGCCTCAAAACAGCATAAGGGAACAAAACCATACCGGACTATAACCAAGAAGCCGAAAACAGTCTCAGGGGCGATTTTATAAAAGCCTGCGCAAATGCCCGTTTCATGGGGATTTGAAGGGTGTGATTACTATCAGACAGCGTTTTCCGCTCCCAAACGGCAGTTCGTAGTTGTGCTCCGCGCTAATTTGATAGCCGAGTTGCTGCAGACGGTCTCCCTCACTGGACAACTCCTCGGCGGCAGCCGCTCCCTTCATGGCAACCATGCGACCATTATCTGCCAGTAATGGTCCTGCCAGGGAAACGAAGGTCGTCAGACTGGAAAACGCCCGTGAGATGATGACATCAAAAGCACCGGGGCGCGTTGCATGAAGCGTCTCGACCCGCGCATGCAGCGCCTCGAATTGTTTGAATTGCAGCAGGCGGGCCATGTGCCGCTGAAAGTGGATTTTCTTGCCCACCGCATCCACAGAAACAACCCGCAATCCAGGCAGCACAATTTTCAAGGGTATTGCCGGCATTCCCGCTCCGGAGCCGATATCCAACAACCTCTCTGCACCATCGAGCAGTTGCGCCGGATAAAGGGAATCCATGAAATGTTTTACCGCGATATCCTCATCGCGGGTAATGGCCGTGAGATTGATCTTGCGATTCCAGGTCTTCAGCTCGGTCGCAAACAATTCGAATGATGCAACCATTGCTTCACTGAGCTCCACTCCTGAATCCCGGCTGCCTTGTCTGAGCATCCTGGCGATCAAACGTGTGCCTCCTCTATGTCTTGCTTATGATACGCCTTTAGGGCGATCGACAGCACCGAGATGGCCGCCGGCGTAATCCCCGGGATGCGAGAGGCCTGCCCCAGTGTATCGGGCCGATTCTTGGCCAGCTTTTCACGGACCTCGGTCGTCAACCCTCCCATACTCAAGTAGTCGATATCCTCCGGCAGGCGAGTCTCCTCAAAACGGCGTGCCCGCTCGATCTGATCCAGTTGCCGTTCGATATATCCCTGATATTTGATTTGAATTTCCACCTGTTCCCGCACTGCCGGTGATGTTTCACGTGAAACATCGTCAAATTCGGCTATATCCGCATAGGTAATTTCCGGACGGCGCATTAACTGCTCCAGGGAAGTCCCCTTCTGGATATCGGAAAGGCCGCGCTGTTCGAGAAAACTTTCCTGCCGCGTATCCATGACCAGTCGGGTGGTCCGCATACGCTCATGCTCGGCAAGGATCTGTTCCCGCTTCTGAAGGAAGCGTGCATACTCCTCTTCCGGCACCAATCCGATTGCATGTCCCTTTTCGCGCAGCCGCAGGTCGGCGTTGTCCTCCCGCAACAGTAGACGGTATTCCGCCCGGGACGTGAACATCCGGTACGGCTCTTTAGTTCCCATGGTCACGAGATCGTCGATCATGACCCCGATATAGGATTCGCTTCGGGACAGGAGCAGCGGTTCCTTACCCTTAACACGCAAGGCCGCGTTTATGCCGGCCATGATGCCCTGGGCGGCGGCCTCTTCATAGCCCGAGGTGCCGTTGATCTGGCCGGCATGATACAGATTGCGGCAGCGCTTTGTTTCCAGCGAGGCATGCAGCTGGATCGGATCGATGTAATCATATTCGATGGCATAGGCGGGACGCATGATCTCAACCCGCTCCAGCCCCAGCATGGAGCGATAAAAGGCGATCTGGACATCGATCGGGAGTGATGTCGACATGCCGCTGGGGTACACCTCGACGGTGTCCAGTCCTTCTGGCTCTATAAAGGTCTGGTGACGATCCTTGTCGGGGAATCGCATCACCTTGTCCTCGATCGAAGGACAGTAGCGCGGCCCAATACCCTCTATGATTCCGGCGTACAGGGGTGAGCGGTCGAGCCCGGAGCGAATGATCTCATGCGAGCGGGGATTGGTATAGGCGATGTGGCAGGGCACCTGGGGCATCGTTATGGCCCCGGTCGAGAAGGAAAAAGGCATCGGCGGATCGTCGCCATACTGTGCCTCAAGCCGGCTAAAATCAATGGTGCGCTTGTCCAGGCGTGCCGGCGTGCCGGTCTTCAGACGACCCACTTCGAATCCGATGTTTTTCAATTGCTCGGATAGACCGATGGAGGGGAGATCGCCGGCTCTACCCCCCGGGTAATTGGTCAACCCGATGTGAATCAGACCCCGCATGAAGGTACCGGTGGTAAGAATCACGGTAGTTGCCAAAAAGCGGATTCCTGAACGCGTGTCCACTCCCCTCAACTCGTCCCCCTCGAAATGGAGGGCCGTTACTTCGGCCTGCTTTACGTGCAGATTTTCCTGTTCCTCCAACACACGCTTCATTCGTAGCCGGTACAACTGCTTGTCGGCTTGCGCCCGAGAGGCGCGCACAGCCTGCCCTTTCCGGGTGTTCAGAATGCGGAACTGTATGCCGGTGGCATCGATGTTCCTGGCCATTTCCCCCCCTAGGGCATCGATCTCTTTTACCAGGTGACCTTTGGCAAGGCCGCCGATGGCCGGGTTGCAGGACATCAAAGCAATGGCATCCAGGTTGATGGTCAGCAGCAAGGTCATGCACCCCATACGCGCAGCTGCCAGGGCAGCTTCACAACCGGCGTGTCCAGCGCCGACTACCACCACATCATAATGCAGGTCGTAATTGATCATTCTTGATCCTTATGTTTCACGTGAAACATCTCTATTTGCCGATACAAAAGGAAGAAAAGACAACATCCAGCACATCATCGTTGGTTACGTGGCCGGTGACGGAACCAACAGCCGTTAATGCCTCACGCAGATCGACGGCCGCCAGTTCCAGTTCCACACCCATGGCAAACCCTGTAAGTACGCTTTGCAGAGTTCTACTGGCGGACACCAGCGCATCACGGTGACGAGCCCGGGAAATGGCAATGAATTCGCGGTTGTCAACGGAACTGCGCAGAAACGAGGACCTTACCAGTTCCCTAAGTGCGTCCACCCCTTCGCCGGTCCGGGAAGAAATGGCTACGTGTTCCCCGGCGGCGAGATCAGCAGGCAGTACCATCTGTGACGGCAGATCGGATTTATTGAGCACCACCACGGTTCGCGCGTCCGCCAGTGCTTCCCTGATCAACTGGTCTTCAGGCCCGAAAGAATCGGATGCATCGAGTACAAAAAGCACAAGGTCGGCCTGGGGGATCTTTTCCAGGGCGCGGGCGATACCCTCCTGCTCCACCAGACAGTCGGTATGGCGGATGCCGGCGGTATCCAGAAGGCGTACCGGTAATCCGCCGAGGTTGATGGATTCTTCGATGATATCACGAGTCGTGCCGGGCAGATGCGTCACAATGGCGCGGTTTTCGTTGAGCAGGCGGTTAAGCAGGCTGGATTTACCGGCGTTCGGTTTCCCAATGATCAATACCGCAATGCCTTCACGCAACCTGCGGCCTTCGTCAAACCCGGACAGCAAAGTGTCCACAAGTGAAGCGGCATGGGAGACCTCCGCGGTAATGCCGTTAAGATCGGTATCGCCCAGGTCATCTTCGGGAAAATCGATATAGGCTTCAACAAGCGCCAGAGCCTTGAGAAGGTGGCTCCGAACGTCCTCGATTCGCTGCGAAAGCAGCCCCTCCCGCTGACGCTGGGCTTGCTGCAGGGCAGCCTCAGTCTGCGAACCGATAATGTCCATGACCGCTTCAGCCTGCGCCAGATCGATTCTTCCATTGAGAAAGGCACGCCGGGTAAACTCACCCGGTTCGGCCAGGCGCGCCCCGTGCTGCAGACAGAGCGACAGGACCTGCTCGACCACGAGAACACCGCCGTGGCAATGCAGTTCAAGGACATCCTCGCAGGTATACGATCGGGGGGCCTTCATCAGGACGGCCATGGCCTCGTCGACCGTTTCCCCGGACCAAGGATCACGAATGGTCCCAAAAGAAAAACGGTGGCTGATCAGGCCACCGTTATTCGCTCGTTTGAAGATCTTTTCGCCGATAACAGCGGCTTCGGGACCGCTCACGCGGACTATGCCGATCCCCCCGTTTCCCGGGGGGGTGGCGACGGCCGCTATCGTATCGCGGATATACATTGCACTGCTCCGTGGATGCCGATCAATCCTTGACCAGCTTGTTGATATACATCTGCTGGCCAATGGTGAGCACGTTGTTCACCAGCCAGTACAGCACCAGTCCGGACGGGAAATTCAAAAACATGAAGGTGAAAACGACCGGCAGTGCCAGCATCATCTTCTGCTGCACCGGATCCATCTGAGACGGCGTCATCTTCTGCTGTACGAACATGGTGATTCCCATGATGATGGGAGTGACATAGTACGGGTCTTTGTCGGCCAAGTCGGTGACCCACAGCACAAAGGGCGCGTGGCGCAACTCGATGGAAAACATGAGCGCCTTGTAGAGCGCGAAGAAAACCGGAATCTGTACGATCATAGGCAAACATCCCCCCATGGGGTTTACCTTGTTGTCACGGTACAGCTCCATGACAGCCTTGTTCATTCCATCGCGATCATTCTTGTATTTTTCCTTGATGGCCGCCATTTTGGGCTGCAGTTTCTGCATGTCCTTCATGGACTTGTAACTCTTGTGCGTCAACGGAAAGAACAGCACCTTCAGGATTACGGTGATAATGATAATGGCAACGCCGTAGTTGCCGACAAAGCGATAAAAGAATTTAAGGGTATAGAGCAGCGGTTTTGCAATGACCGTAAACCATCCCAAATCAAGAGATTGCTCCAGGGAGTTACCCATGCTCTTGAGTATGTCGATATCTTTGGGACCGGCGAAAAGCCGCTGTTCGACAGCCACTGACTGTCCCGGCGCAACGGTGAATTGTGGTGAGGAAACTACCGATTCCAGGTATCCCGATGCGTTTTTCTTCAGCTCCACTGAGGCAATGCTGTTCTTCTCGGATAAGAGCGCAGTCAGGAAGTATTTGTCGGCAAAACCGGCCCACTGGATGCCTTTGTCATAGCGCTTGGAGCTGCCAGTCAAGTCCTTGGTCTTGTCGCTCTTGAGGCTGTCGTCGGCAAACAGGTAGGAACCGGCCGTATCGAAGCGGTTGTCCTTGACCTTATGAACGGCAGGGTATGTCAGCACCTGTTGGAAGGCACCCA belongs to Geobacter sp. SVR and includes:
- a CDS encoding ribonuclease D, whose amino-acid sequence is MTLSTPQSGTCEMIIRPERLAEVAAIISRGTEVAVDLEMDSLHHYREKVCLIQISTRTESWLIDPLALKDLSPLAVPLSNPDILTVMHGADYDIRSLHRDFGIEVGNLFDTMIASRFLGITEFGLAALLKARFGIELNKKYQKADWSKRPLSPEMCAYATADTADLLPLYDQLRAELVEKGRLSWQEEECRLVCGARVTEKEGPLFLSSKGAGKFKGRGLAILEALLQMRDSQARELDRPPFKVISAETLQEIADKRPRTFGDLAAIKGMTSGQVHRYGERILAAVSAALALPEQDLPRFPRQRREEPSESSKERLKRLKSWRQEKSRLLELEPGVVAPNWLLESIAEANPACGEDFEGIAGMREWQKGLFGKELLAELASAEPVPE
- the mqnC gene encoding cyclic dehypoxanthinyl futalosine synthase, which produces MQERKILDAVEGGERIGREEALALLLAGELLSLGRAADRIRSRLHPENLVSFVVDRNVNYTNICESKCSFCAFYRDQSADDAYVLSQDTILTKIAELVDQGGTQLLMQGGLNPALKIGFFEEMFREIKRSFPGIQNHSLSPAEITCIATASELSLDETLVRLKKAGLDSVPGGGAEILVDEVRGSISPNKIGWRKWGEVMLKAAGLGMPTTATMMFGSSERPQDIVEHLFRIRELQDAGGSFTAFIPWTYQPGNTELGGVTATGVEYLKVLALSRIVLDNVANIQASWVTQGDKMAQVALFFGANDLGGTMLEENVVAAAGCSFRMSREEMISLIQQAGFRAAQRTTTYQILREF
- a CDS encoding YbgC/FadM family acyl-CoA thioesterase — protein: MDIRVYYEDTDAAGIVYHANYLRFFERARTEYLRERGLSVSELAAKGQVFPVIRMEIDLKAPARHDDLLVVVTRPVRCGKSSFTLCQQILRKLDGRLLVDSLITLACIGENLRAKRIPEEVRQVLDQELTAAGGPV
- the rsmG gene encoding 16S rRNA (guanine(527)-N(7))-methyltransferase RsmG is translated as MLRQGSRDSGVELSEAMVASFELFATELKTWNRKINLTAITRDEDIAVKHFMDSLYPAQLLDGAERLLDIGSGAGMPAIPLKIVLPGLRVVSVDAVGKKIHFQRHMARLLQFKQFEALHARVETLHATRPGAFDVIISRAFSSLTTFVSLAGPLLADNGRMVAMKGAAAAEELSSEGDRLQQLGYQISAEHNYELPFGSGKRCLIVITPFKSP
- the mnmG gene encoding tRNA uridine-5-carboxymethylaminomethyl(34) synthesis enzyme MnmG, producing MINYDLHYDVVVVGAGHAGCEAALAAARMGCMTLLLTINLDAIALMSCNPAIGGLAKGHLVKEIDALGGEMARNIDATGIQFRILNTRKGQAVRASRAQADKQLYRLRMKRVLEEQENLHVKQAEVTALHFEGDELRGVDTRSGIRFLATTVILTTGTFMRGLIHIGLTNYPGGRAGDLPSIGLSEQLKNIGFEVGRLKTGTPARLDKRTIDFSRLEAQYGDDPPMPFSFSTGAITMPQVPCHIAYTNPRSHEIIRSGLDRSPLYAGIIEGIGPRYCPSIEDKVMRFPDKDRHQTFIEPEGLDTVEVYPSGMSTSLPIDVQIAFYRSMLGLERVEIMRPAYAIEYDYIDPIQLHASLETKRCRNLYHAGQINGTSGYEEAAAQGIMAGINAALRVKGKEPLLLSRSESYIGVMIDDLVTMGTKEPYRMFTSRAEYRLLLREDNADLRLREKGHAIGLVPEEEYARFLQKREQILAEHERMRTTRLVMDTRQESFLEQRGLSDIQKGTSLEQLMRRPEITYADIAEFDDVSRETSPAVREQVEIQIKYQGYIERQLDQIERARRFEETRLPEDIDYLSMGGLTTEVREKLAKNRPDTLGQASRIPGITPAAISVLSIALKAYHKQDIEEAHV
- the mnmE gene encoding tRNA uridine-5-carboxymethylaminomethyl(34) synthesis GTPase MnmE, with the protein product MYIRDTIAAVATPPGNGGIGIVRVSGPEAAVIGEKIFKRANNGGLISHRFSFGTIRDPWSGETVDEAMAVLMKAPRSYTCEDVLELHCHGGVLVVEQVLSLCLQHGARLAEPGEFTRRAFLNGRIDLAQAEAVMDIIGSQTEAALQQAQRQREGLLSQRIEDVRSHLLKALALVEAYIDFPEDDLGDTDLNGITAEVSHAASLVDTLLSGFDEGRRLREGIAVLIIGKPNAGKSSLLNRLLNENRAIVTHLPGTTRDIIEESINLGGLPVRLLDTAGIRHTDCLVEQEGIARALEKIPQADLVLFVLDASDSFGPEDQLIREALADARTVVVLNKSDLPSQMVLPADLAAGEHVAISSRTGEGVDALRELVRSSFLRSSVDNREFIAISRARHRDALVSASRTLQSVLTGFAMGVELELAAVDLREALTAVGSVTGHVTNDDVLDVVFSSFCIGK
- the yidC gene encoding membrane protein insertase YidC — encoded protein: MEKRAFLAVILSIAVFYLFSFFLGPEKKPAAPGQVAGPAAVTPQPAPAAAPLASPTATPSPAVAEKDVTVDTAFYTAVFSNRGGALKSITLKKYHETLKGKPVVLGNDADPQLYNLSTRATGFNLPDNTVFTTDTDSVQVADNQTGQLVFNHVSGQGFTVRKVYTFTGNSYGIKVETQLFNNSAAPLVGAFQQVLTYPAVHKVKDNRFDTAGSYLFADDSLKSDKTKDLTGSSKRYDKGIQWAGFADKYFLTALLSEKNSIASVELKKNASGYLESVVSSPQFTVAPGQSVAVEQRLFAGPKDIDILKSMGNSLEQSLDLGWFTVIAKPLLYTLKFFYRFVGNYGVAIIIITVILKVLFFPLTHKSYKSMKDMQKLQPKMAAIKEKYKNDRDGMNKAVMELYRDNKVNPMGGCLPMIVQIPVFFALYKALMFSIELRHAPFVLWVTDLADKDPYYVTPIIMGITMFVQQKMTPSQMDPVQQKMMLALPVVFTFMFLNFPSGLVLYWLVNNVLTIGQQMYINKLVKD